The Desulfovibrio sp. genome window below encodes:
- a CDS encoding serine hydroxymethyltransferase codes for MDEIFIRDPQIANAIAQEIDRQVSCLELIASENFVSSAVRQAQGSVMTHKYAEGYPHKRYYGGCEFVDVAEDLARDRVKELFGCDYANVQPHSGSQANMGVYFSVLQPGDTILGMDLSHGGHLTHGSPVNFSGRFFKVVFYGVKKETGTIDYDALEKLAREHKPKMIIAGASAYPRTIDFDRFRAIADEVGAYLMVDMAHIAGLVATGQHPSPIGKAHFTTSTTHKTLRGPRGGLILAGEEEAKKIDSQIFPGIQGGPLMHVIAAKAVSFGEALRPEFKTYQEQVVKNAKVMASGLVALGYDLVSGGTDNHLMLVDLNNKNVTGKEAQIALDAAGITANKNTVPFETRSPFVTSGIRLGTPALTTRGMKEAEMQKVVAWIDAAILAKDNETTLAAIKSEVKEFARQYPLFAW; via the coding sequence ATGGACGAAATATTCATCCGCGACCCGCAGATCGCCAACGCTATTGCTCAGGAAATCGACCGCCAGGTCAGCTGTCTGGAACTCATTGCCTCGGAGAATTTCGTCTCGTCGGCAGTGCGTCAGGCTCAAGGTTCGGTCATGACCCACAAGTATGCCGAGGGTTACCCGCACAAACGCTACTATGGTGGCTGCGAATTTGTGGACGTAGCCGAGGATCTCGCCCGCGACCGGGTGAAAGAGCTTTTCGGCTGCGACTACGCCAACGTTCAGCCCCACTCCGGTTCCCAGGCCAACATGGGTGTTTATTTCTCCGTGCTCCAGCCCGGCGACACCATCCTGGGCATGGATCTCTCCCACGGCGGGCACTTGACCCACGGCAGCCCGGTGAACTTTTCCGGCCGTTTCTTCAAGGTCGTCTTCTATGGCGTAAAGAAGGAAACCGGGACCATCGACTACGATGCTTTGGAAAAGCTTGCTCGCGAACATAAGCCCAAGATGATTATCGCCGGGGCCAGCGCCTATCCCCGCACCATCGATTTCGACCGCTTCCGGGCCATTGCCGACGAGGTTGGCGCCTACCTCATGGTGGACATGGCCCACATCGCCGGTCTGGTGGCCACCGGACAGCATCCTTCGCCCATCGGCAAGGCGCACTTCACCACCTCCACCACCCACAAGACCTTGCGCGGCCCCCGCGGAGGGCTCATCCTGGCTGGCGAGGAAGAGGCCAAGAAGATCGACTCCCAGATTTTCCCCGGCATCCAGGGTGGCCCGCTCATGCACGTGATAGCGGCCAAGGCCGTGTCCTTTGGCGAGGCTCTGCGTCCTGAATTCAAAACCTACCAGGAACAGGTGGTCAAAAACGCCAAGGTGATGGCCTCCGGATTGGTCGCTTTGGGGTATGACCTGGTTTCCGGCGGCACGGACAACCACCTTATGCTCGTGGACTTGAACAATAAGAACGTCACCGGCAAGGAAGCCCAGATCGCATTGGACGCTGCCGGAATCACCGCCAACAAGAACACCGTTCCTTTCGAGACTCGTTCTCCCTTCGTCACCTCCGGCATCCGCCTGGGCACACCAGCCTTGACCACTCGCGGCATGAAAGAAGCCGAGATGCAGAAAGTGGTGGCCTGGATCGACGCGGCCATCTTGGCCAAAGACAACGAAACCACGCTTGCGGCTATCAAATCGGAAGTCAAAGAGTTCGCCCGGCAGTACCCGCTTTTCGCCTGGTAA
- a CDS encoding cytidine/deoxycytidylate deaminase family protein, which translates to MDQRLPWPEYFMRISFLVAERSTCLRRKVGAIAVKDKRILATGYNGSPAGTAHCLDIGCLRDKLGIPSGQRHELCRGLHAEQNVIIQAATHGVSITGADLYCTTQPCIICTKMLINCGVKNIHYAEGYPDDLSRDMLKEAGVNFDTLPRPENF; encoded by the coding sequence ATGGACCAACGCCTCCCCTGGCCCGAATATTTCATGCGCATTTCCTTCCTGGTGGCTGAACGCTCTACCTGCTTGCGTCGCAAGGTGGGAGCCATCGCGGTCAAAGACAAACGCATCCTGGCCACCGGCTATAACGGCTCCCCGGCCGGAACGGCTCACTGCCTGGACATTGGCTGCCTGCGCGACAAACTTGGCATCCCCTCGGGCCAGCGCCATGAGCTCTGCCGGGGGCTGCACGCAGAACAGAACGTCATCATCCAGGCGGCCACCCACGGCGTGTCCATCACCGGTGCCGACCTCTACTGCACTACGCAGCCCTGCATTATCTGCACAAAGATGCTCATCAACTGCGGTGTGAAAAACATTCATTATGCCGAGGGCTACCCAGACGATCTTTCCCGCGATATGCTGAAAGAAGCCGGAGTGAACTTTGATACCCTGCCACGCCCCGAAAACTTCTGA